A window of Aricia agestis chromosome 10, ilAriAges1.1, whole genome shotgun sequence genomic DNA:
atgaaaaatttttcttcaaaatttgtgtaatataggaacaatagtacctttagttacgcaaaatatgaaagaaaaagggaggattcacaatattttatttgaaatagagaactaaagaccagaatatagcaaaaataaacacatcgtagtaattaggacatgaagattaattacgggtgaaatgtatatttttcaggattattcctatgatttacactgcaatcactcacagcacaagttattattgttatatataatagtatttgttgaaaataacatacgatataaataataaattgcaaataccgaaagggcataaaaacgattgacgacttttgacgacctgtcaaataaaagttgttacaattttcattagactgcctctctcttttcatcttgttataattccataaaggattttcttctctctcgcactctttgttggtctttagcattataggtttatgactcgggctaacttgtcgctagcggtcgttgactccctatcaaaaacttgtcattttccatataaaccgcgattgacaatgaagtgtcagatattgtcaatcgtggttttaatgacaatgacaagtttttgacagggagtcaatgaccgctagcgacaagttagcccgagtggagtatagatgaTAATAATGAACTattaaggcgcagcgcagacgacagactatctgTGACGCacttttagtccgtggaaatagaataTATGCAACTATACGCAGTAACGCAAACGTCTGTGCTgtgcgtcgtgtgcgttactgcataggttctatttccacagacCAAAAAGTGCGACACGGATagtctgtatctataaggatagATGCTACAGGAAGCTACGCCGTAGCGGCTGCTGCTACGCCGTAGAGGATCTACGAGCAATGTTTGAAAtagaacaatataatatttttgtttcttaacgtatttttacttattagttattataatgtaaatggtttgattatgataatatattaattattaacataatatcttgATACTTATGCactacaatatatatatattcacgttatttttttttataattttgtttttttttcaggtatGGTATTCTTCTACTTTTATTTACCCGAAACAAAAGGTAGGACGTTACAGGAAATCGAGGACTACTTCTGCGGCAGAACGAAAACATTGAAAAAGCAAAGTATTACTTCTGCTGCCTGATtgttaaaaggtttttgatgaaaaaatcaaGCATTTGAGCGAGGATAGTATagctgccctagtagacaagtggcaagcgattatcgtaaacgctaacaaaatgtaggcgatttgacataagtcatcgcttcgctagcgaatactaatgtcaaatcccatacattttgtggcgttggcgtttacgataatcgcttgccgcttgtctgtCCAGAAATCCCAgtttatgtacataatatattatatattattaatactgcgtgacattttaatggttgttttttcgcagtaaaatgattctatcttagtagtacaatagatttgtgaagttttttttattcaaatcataaatgAAATTCGGCCTGACCCGGCCTGACCCGGCCTGCCACTGATGGCTATTGGCAGAAAGTTGCCATAGTACGACTGatgtcatacaaaatattttttattttccaaAAATAGCTTGCATGATTCCATAGTACCTACTATAGGTCAATCGTTCTgttgcgggaaaacaaccactaaaaggTCACGTTGTATATGCGAATAGTCgcagaaaaaaataagtattaaaaacatatttttgtttgaTTCTCTCAAATGTGTCTTAAAATATTACtcgttataaaatgttattgtatTTTCGTACTGTGTACACAACATTTATTCAATTGTTTAgtagagaaaaataatatatttttataaacatttattGGAAAATAGTTCCTAAAGTAAAACATAAGAGTGACGTGAGAATATGAGATTAAAAAGTGCAAGTTTTGTATTTATTGaaaagtaaagtattaagtaatagtgttacgtgctagggtgcGCGCAGGTAAACATGCACCTAatcgccatctagtattgagtaggggatttatgttgttgtgttccctcgataagtttcgctggtttgacgctagatggcacaaCGTGTCCGTATTCGTAACAATTATAGGTATGTTTATTTTTGGTCTTATTCGACTAAACGACAAGGACACACCTTCTCAAAACTATTGTACCCTAGAAAGGACTGTAAGAATATAGGCTCTCACTTTGAGAAAAAAGCGCACTTGAATGTTTTGGTACCTTAATACGGTTTagacttttatattatattttattactatcaagcaaatttttcgtaagtagctacttaacgaacaacaatttcttTTGCGAAAATTCGCGAAAGTGGtaactaacagagatagaaaggatttaatatttcgatttgatagtcctaaaatatggattgttctatttgtaggacaacgttactcataaattatataactattaacctatccaTACACAAAAATCatctcgttagggttccgttttagggttctgttatcaacaaaacttggttaacTAGGTACTATACTATTGTCGGCAAAATGGCGGACTTACATTATTTCGTCGAGTTAATGCAGCTCAGGCGTCAGATTATAGAGGTGTTCCTGTATAAGTCTTGTTCCCTTGTTTAGTCGAATATGtctgtaattatttattttgtataaaatgtacATTATTTTAGAAAAGAATTTCTGTGGGATTAGATTAGTGCCATGTGTAGTAGATAAGTAattgtttgtaaattgtatgttagtttaatttaaaaatacacagacgaacatataacttctcctttttggaagtcggttaaaaattcaaCTTTGAGTTTGGTGCTAAACAAATACAAGCTAAGTAAAacgctattataataatataatactttatgtTCAAATTAAGGCTGTGCCTTATATGCATTTGAAGCCTTATTGTATGTCTTTTAGTCCTAAAAGTTAAAAGTAagaattaagaaaataattattgtaaactattgaagaaacattttgaaaacagTCTGAATATTTATAGTatctacaattttttaaattatcccttgctcataaaaatattttaacattacatattattactgcAGTAGTTTTGTTCTCGATACGTTTAATAGTTGCTCGTCAAAGTCAAAACATTAGTATATCTTgtccatttttaattattgttaactcTTATTAGtaaaaggggtgacagacgtgcgagtaagtacgcggacttatggctcgacgatctaattcgcctgtgtgtcagcaaagagccgcgagccgtgaGCCCGGCgacatggtaatccagtgtgagcgattctcgtgtgtcaccaacgtcgagccgagtaagttcgcgaacttaaaacccgcgtgctttaagttcttacgtctatcaggcctttaAGATGTTGCAAACCCAGCAAAAATGCTCATGATGATGTTGAAAGTTGAACGTTTTAAGctgttttaagtaaataattaaatgttgtataatattattgtattaagtagTTATAGTTGTGTTGAAAGCGTTTGTGATAGCTGTTAATGTTGTACGAATTGTtgaatacctattatattattttattgaataaaattacaatattaataattgttgtTTAATTTGGTATTTCACTCCAaggtaaagtattaaatatacttgtcaatttttttacgaaagtaaaaaactttttttacgaaagaaaataacttaaaaatggcAGTAATTGCCTGCATACTCTATTTATAAACATTTGACGGTTTGGTTTGGTTCTAATCAGTTCGCAGCAGTTTATTCAAAGGAGCACGTTGGCTTGCATGTAGTCAAGTTTATTAGCCACTATGAAAGCGGTTACAGTGATTTTTATGACAATTATACATGCGCTAAGCACCGCATCGTTTGCATGTGCAGAAGGTATATATTCATCAATATAGGATATTGTAATATCGACTCTGCTGCACCAGTTTCAAAACTTTACCTTGGGACTAAAACGCCTGAAATATCAATAGTCATTGTAGACAATCTAGTTATATCATCATCTAGGCAACAGACTAGTATTTTTGTTTTACAGGATATCACTTTGAAATATCAGAAGACGGAAATTCAGTGAGTGGACTTTCCAAGAGCAAACTTCTGCATATGCTGGGTAAATACCAGGAAATCATCTTAGAAAACCTGCCTCGGAACAAGAAAGATATTTCGTTCAACGCGGAATTTGTTAACAACAAGTATACGAGACCGTTTATATATCCACCGGTCAATGCTGGCAGTATGAAGATACATTGCTAAATGCTTgctgtttaaataaaaaataccactgagatattatgattaaattattttaatgcttTTAATCGATTTTTAATCAAGTGACTGACATATTCGGACGGGTTATGctaatccataaagttaatatacctagcggaaggtatattcgctaggtatattaactttatgtgccaATCCCAGCCGaaaaatcacaattaacattcacTTATATAAACCGACTAAATAACGTAGGCCCGCCATCAATTAATTTCTGGTGGCACGTAGACATTTAATACAATCCTCAAACCTGGGATTTTGTACGTGTCTACTAATGTTTATTTTCAATTGGGGCGCCAAAAAGATGTCCCGCTGTGGTGGTTGTAgtagtattttttgtaatatattttttaacctgTAATACACTTTTATGAGCGCCCATTAGCTCCACAGAAGCTCTATTACGACCTGTATGCAAAAACAGCTGTTATTTGACGTTGACAGAACTGTTGACTTGGAGCCTGCGCTCTAATGCTGCTAAAAGATTCCATTTACGCATGTCCATCGGCGTACCCTGGTAAGTTTTGCAAAATTCTGATTTGTGATTGGCTAAAAACATCCCTGTAACCATTTAGCCAATAGAATCACTTCGCCTCGTTCGACTATTGAGGAGATAGTAACTTGCATTGTCGATTTAGCTAGCTCTTCAGTCTCTACTCTTTTGACTCTAGCATAGTGGGCCAGTCGATAGTCGATAAAATGTATGGCCCATCCAGGGCAATATATTGTCAGTTACCTGCCGGGTTTGAATAGCAACAGTGCTCTGTCAGGTTAGTTGTTGCTCTTTGTTTTTCTGTAGGATTTTATATGTTAAttgagtaattattattatgtggttAAATTGGACTGGATTTTAGATttctttgttaaaattatatttatagctaAGCTGATTAATGAAACTAGTGTTTATTGAATGGTATTTCAGTTATTGATTGTATAAAACTGCAGTTTTGTTTTTGCAATTTATTAGATTTTGTGATACGCTAAGCGAATATTAACTGTtgcttttatttactttattgatgagttttgattaaatattttcttgCAGAATATGTTATTCTAGTTGAGaaattatagaaataaaataatatctagtttattataaaatgtttcattccattcataaaattatttagtaataagaataattatcATAAGATAGAAAGAAAAATTGAAGACAAGTACTAGATAGTTTGTGTGAGTTATGCTTCGTGTTCTATTTGGTAACTGCAATTATTTGCACAGTATTTAGACAATTTTCTAAACATGTCTTGAGTGGTGATGTTGCACAATGACGATAAGTGTTGAATAGCTTGAAAgttgataatattttgtagacGACATTGAAAAAGTATCTTTAGTAAAATGACAAGGAAGCAATACCAAGCTGTATATATACATGGGACCCTGGGCTACCGGGTACTGCTAGTCAAGTAGCAGGGGCTAAAAGTGTGTAGAAACCAATCGTTTCTTATGGGGGTCTGCCAAAAAGGTTCTGATGGTATACCTCTGAAGGTAACCCTATCATCAACCTCTTGTCAGGGTTACCTGCAGAAAAAGggttgttttttaatttcagtGAGTGTCAAATGGAGTGGATGAGCGAGCAGCGCGCCAGGAGACCTTTCGGCATCGTTGGCACCTACTTCCTCATCACACAGCTCTCCGGAGTAGCCATACTCGTCATTTGGGCCTTTGAGATATTGCAGGTAAAgcaattgtactatcagagaagttaattcctaggcagatggtggatctacgtagtttggtcgcgttatgtcaaaccataaactatacctagcggaatagaaatacaaaggcctgagcaagcgagatgtcgctatcagtaacactgcatgataaaaagagacgtgagacatatgacagcagaaccaatttttttcatctgtttgacgtccagtcggcacttatcggcacgttgacaatttctcttagaaagatgcttgagtaagtgtatacgtaaacaaattttcacacacagacgtaaatcaattttggtttcgtttgacagctcgagattgttgctctattccgctaggtattttaactttatgtgtcaaacccagccgctgatggaaagcaacttccgtcgcccatggacactcgcaacattagaagagctgcaggtgagggtagggatgggaagggaaggaaataggggagggtagggaagggaatagggtaggggattgaacctccggtaaactcactcactcagcgaaacacagcgcaagcgctgtttcaggccggttttctgtacctggtatttctccggtcgagccgacccattcgtgccgaagcatgtctctcccacgtctaaatttaatattatattaatataatattatcatcaattAATATTTATCTTGTTCAATGTCCATTGATGAGtattcttataaaattatgacTAGACGTGAAACAATTTTATTATGCCATCATCTTAGCAGTAACTTAAGTTAGTAGAactttaatatttgtttatttttgttacagagATCCAAGTCATCCGTGGACCCTCAGGTCGGCAATATTATCTTTGGGACTAAAAAGGTTGTGTCTGGTTTCTTTACTTCCTCTTTGGATTTCAAAAATGGAACAACACCGCTGGCCTTAATTTCAGGTGATTAATTAACATTCTcgatttttatcaataaaaaaacaaaaattgttttctTTGTGTATAAATATGAAACAAATGTTTTCTGAAAATCCTAAATGCCTACCACATTTGTTCCTCTTACCTAGAGAGAACTTtgcttatattttttcattctgctagttattattttaataaacattttattgttaacGGCTTCAATTCTTTGTAAGTAGTTTTATCAGTAATTATACATACTTACTGTAGATAATAGATTATGTAATAGGTTATTTCAGTGCTATCAAATATATATAACATTTTtggatttaataataaatgtatcgtattattattattatacagtgatatttttatgtattttcagGTCTTGGTGTTGGCCTCTTCTGCCTCGTTGTCGGTATCTATGTAAACTGTGACAAGAATCACTATGTGCTGCCTCAAATCTGTTATGTGATCTACGTGATCTTCGCTACCATCGGCCACTATACTCTACCGCTTCTCATTATATTGGAACTATATCCGTCACAAGTAAGTTGGCCAATTTGTAATCCATAGCTGTGTTTTAGTAGCTTCAGTAACATTTTTTCCACTACAGCTAttccaatgtttttttttttttttttttataaaattgtggccgtctatggactgttcgtccatatcctttttttgttattttattatttagatttttcgcaccaaggataattgaaataatattatgaattctaTTCCAAAGTTGGTTGGGTACCTTATAAAGTCATGAGTACCTATATTAAAAGCTTCTTGTATGGACGTATTCATGTTGGATCCTTCCCAAGTAGTTTCATAACAATAGAATCAATCATAATGCCTtacctattatattaatacAGCCTTGATGAATTAAGGGTATTAAAATTCGTAATGTGCTGAATTTAAGCGATTtctaaataatcggccaagtgcatgtctggctcgcgcacgaagggttccgtactgatatagagcaaacataggtcaaaaatcatgtttcttgtatgggagcccccttacatttttattttattttattattattattaattattaaagtagacatatatttAAGACCTTTTTggaaatatcaagtgcctatctgctgcaattattgatatagagcaaaaaatggcaaaaaaatcacgtttgttgtatgggagcccttaaatatttattttattttgtttttagtatttgttgttatagcggcaacagaaatacataatctgtgaaaatttcatctctctagctattaccgttctcgagttacagcctggagacagacagacggacagacagacatcgaagtcttagtaatagggtcccgtttttacactttgggtacggaaccctaaaaagaaggaGGTTCTAGAGgctgtacatatttttattaagtatttttacttTTGATGTTAGATTCGCGGCATCGTGGCTGAGATATCCCTGTCCAACGCTTGCTTCTTGATATTCGCGGCCAACGTGTGCTACCCCCAACTGCGTGATCTGCTGGGGTTCGACAACTCGCTAACCTCTTTTGGAGTGTGCACTCTActaggtaaatattatttcttctAACGAATCTGTTACAGAGAAGAATAATTTTATGGTGGCGCCATGAAAAAACTATGTTAGTCAACTATTAGAGAATGCTAATGTCATGTCATATAAAGAACTGAAAGTGTTGGCGGAGGACAGGTAGAATTAGCTGCAGCTCCACCGACAACTGAGGGTTTGCCCATAAAAAGGGAGACGAAGAAGCGCCTTTGCAGATGAGCAATACTCGTAGTCTTTGTCTCATTTTAGTTAGAAAGCTTGTTTTACTTCCAACCAatcttcattttttttacttttaaaggtTGCCTCTACCTCTACTTCTGTCTCACCGAAACAAAGGGTCTGACTCTGCACCAAATCGAGGGCTACTTCAACGAAATCCGCCCAAAACTGACGTCACAGAAGAAGAAAATTATGCAGAACTTCAACAGAAACATGGCCTATGGACCATCGGCTAGGAACATGAATTGCTATGTATTGCGATCGAAAATTAATTAGGTTCACTAAAAATACTGTCCACTTCAATGTTAAAATGGTTCTTATAGTAGATTTACTTgtttctgaaaactttttaaaagttGTTATATAACTAAATAACATATTCGATCCCTCCTATCTTAGACTGAAAGAtagttttattcatttttatatgatattattatgcattATGCACTTTTTAAATAGCTACATTGTGTTATAAAATTGTTTGGCCTAATGCTGCTCCATGCATTAAGGAGATATATAGGTAcacatattatctatatattacactgtattgttttataatatgattgtaatttaattttataatatcatcttattattgtagtattatttatatttagaatTATATTATCGTTGTTACTTTTTGGATTTTTATCAACTGTTATTACTTGCTAGTTagttctttttaaattttattttaaggtttaatgatgcatttatttattttgaaatgttCTTAGATACTGATTGCATATTTTCTaggtattacaataattatctaGATTTTTCAAACCAATTTAATGCTCTGGTTAAAGAATATAGTTAAGATATAATCAACAGTACTTATTGTAGCTAACTGGGACTCAGCTTTCAAATTGGTGTTATTAAGTATTGCACGGACATAGTTCTTCCCTTAAGATAGGCTACATTTGATAAGCTATATTACACCAGtgtactaactactaagtaTCTACTTTGTCTTTATATGGAAATGTACGAAACATTATACTACCTTTTCTAAAAAGACTATTAATTGTTAGCCTTTCTAAACTTTTTAAACTACTGTAGgtataatattctaaataatattaatgttaccAATTTTCAACTTAGTGTGCGTTTCTGAAAGCATTTTGTAACTTTTCTAAGGTCGTGTGTTTATCAGGAATATTGCTATCTAAAAATGTGAAGGCgctctttatattttgtttttagaaatCTTTTGGCACtgctatatttttaaatgttaacatttttattctGTTATAATATAGTAGATATTTATGCTTGGGGATTGAGAATCAGTTGGTAGCCGAGGAAGATGTGATCAAACAAAAGCAAAGAGTGACAATAATGAAATATTCGAAAGATGATAAAGTTGTTACATCTTTAAGCACTAGTTTTTGTAGGCTAGGAATTGAACACAGAGGTAAATTGGATGCTTAGCAAATCCAATTCAAATTCAATCCATCCAACATACATCGAGTGACCCATTTATTCGCTTTCTGGTCTATTCAGTTCTGTTCAATCGCAATGCGTGATCGAATGCATTAACTTTCATGCGCAATAGCCAATAAAAGCTCACCGCACCTAGCTTTTGACCTATAGGCATGCGGTAAAATTTCAATTCTAAATCGAATTGGAATCGTGAAtacctttttatttttacgGTAAGCGGATGGTGACGTCACatactttaaaatttcaaaCCAGAACTCTACTGCTAAGCATCCTTTTCTTCTGTACTTGGAGTGGATGAGGTATACAGGGCGATTTATACAGGGAGGTAGGAATTTTACATTGTTATATGAACTGGTTCGTCCAAGGAGGTCCGATTTGATATGATGTTTGGCTTAttagaactctacattttattgttaatatttCTATGGTGTGCTACGAATACTGTAAGTCTTGTTATTTATTGTATGTAACTATTtgaatatttcaaaactttgaaCGATATATTAcaatgaataaattgttagaAACGTAAATGTGTGTTATTCTAAGGGgtttcacacacagagcaggtaatgtatattaataagtatacattacatcccgggatgtatagcttttaattatcttaatgtatcacacacaacAGATAATGTAATGTTTATTTCCCTACATTTCCATGATATATCgcttagatgtatcaaaatattttcatatagctctatatcttaagatacgaagatataaaaatataggtaCATTATAGCTGTTGTCCTGatgatttctatagaaagatgtatcgagatgtatcgtgctataatatacatttttacattacctgctctgtgtgtgacacCCTTAACTAAAGGGCAAAGAGCTAAGAGCTAGAGGAGCTAAATTGTATAAACCCCTGATACACATTATTCAATCAAAGACCTCACAACGATCCTTTAATGCTAATGACAAATCACTTTTTTTCATTGTAATCCTCTTTTGATTAGCTTTAACCGCCATCTACGGAAGAACCGCCTCATTCTGACATAGGCAACTCTATTTTCTGTG
This region includes:
- the LOC121730975 gene encoding facilitated trehalose transporter Tret1-like, whose product is MEWMSEQRARRPFGIVGTYFLITQLSGVAILVIWAFEILQRSKSSVDPQVGNIIFGTKKVVSGFFTSSLDFKNGTTPLALISGLGVGLFCLVVGIYVNCDKNHYVLPQICYVIYVIFATIGHYTLPLLIILELYPSQIRGIVAEISLSNACFLIFAANVCYPQLRDLLGFDNSLTSFGVCTLLGCLYLYFCLTETKGLTLHQIEGYFNEIRPKLTSQKKKIMQNFNRNMAYGPSARNMNCYVLRSKIN